Proteins from one Leptonema illini DSM 21528 genomic window:
- a CDS encoding enoyl-CoA hydratase/isomerase family protein, which yields MSENPKILRIRHADGVVELQFDLNEKNIFNEEAFLSFSKHLIEIGQDKEIRAVLLSSASEEYFSNGLDPNMFVDRDFQHIHRAVDIILQSTLELLRLPQPIVAAVGGHCMGAGAVFALFSEYRLMSAKKGRIGFPEIRIGLSFPAGAATLLAELVGPKAARDLLFDGTPLKAEQARTLGLVDEVCSSAELMPAALKLATSLAKKPPMALQAIKLALKQRARIYMEDRMHDDRDWLVRTIHSKHGQEGFRSILENRRPVFE from the coding sequence GTGAGTGAGAATCCAAAGATCCTGAGAATCCGTCATGCCGACGGAGTTGTCGAGCTGCAGTTCGACCTGAACGAGAAAAATATCTTTAACGAAGAGGCCTTTCTCAGCTTCTCAAAGCACCTGATCGAAATCGGTCAGGATAAAGAGATACGGGCCGTGCTTTTGAGCAGCGCCAGTGAAGAGTATTTCTCAAACGGATTGGACCCGAACATGTTCGTCGATCGGGATTTTCAGCATATCCACCGCGCCGTCGATATCATCTTACAGAGCACGCTCGAGCTTCTGCGCCTGCCGCAACCGATCGTCGCCGCCGTGGGCGGTCATTGCATGGGGGCGGGCGCCGTCTTCGCCCTTTTTTCGGAGTACCGGCTGATGTCGGCAAAGAAGGGGCGTATCGGTTTTCCAGAGATTCGCATCGGGCTCAGCTTTCCGGCCGGCGCGGCCACATTACTTGCCGAGTTAGTCGGTCCGAAAGCGGCCCGCGACCTGCTCTTCGACGGTACGCCGCTCAAGGCCGAGCAGGCCCGCACCCTCGGTCTGGTTGACGAGGTCTGTTCGTCGGCGGAGCTGATGCCGGCTGCTCTTAAGCTTGCCACTTCGCTGGCGAAGAAGCCGCCGATGGCGCTGCAGGCGATCAAGCTCGCCCTCAAGCAGCGTGCGCGCATATATATGGAAGATCGCATGCACGATGACCGTGACTGGCTC